A stretch of Apostichopus japonicus isolate 1M-3 chromosome 9, ASM3797524v1, whole genome shotgun sequence DNA encodes these proteins:
- the LOC139973857 gene encoding fibrinogen-like protein A — MIKPDGYLEPFEVYCDNTDNSGGWTIIERRIDGSIDFSRDWDSYKSGFGFLSQEFWLGNEKLSYLTNQKKYQLVIEMTLSNGSLIQVSYDNFRISDEFGNFKFVSLGQYSGRTDVIILCPYNMVYRNCSNSCQRTCGAPEGWGL, encoded by the exons ATGATCAAACCAGATGGCTATCTAGAGCCTTTTGAGGTTTACTGTGATAACACAGACAAttctggtggatggacg ATAATAGAACGTCGCATTGATGGTTCCATCGACTTCAGCCGTGACTGGGACAGCTACAAGTCTGGCTTCGGCTTTTTATCTCAGGAATTCTGGCTCGGCAATGAAAAGCTTTCTTATTTGACCAATCAAAAGAAGTATCAATTGGTGATTGAGATGACGTTATCAAACGGTTCCTTAATTCAGGTTTCTTACGATAACTTCCGCATTAGTGATGAGTTCGGCAACTTCAAGTTTGTCAGCCTCGGACAGTATTCTGGAAGAACAG ACGTTATAATCCTTTGCCCCTACAACATGGTCTATAGAAACTGCAGTAACTCCTGTCAGCGGACTTGTGGTGCTCCAGAAGGATGGGGTCTGTAA